The following are encoded together in the Myxococcus virescens genome:
- a CDS encoding GAF and HD-GYP domain-containing protein, giving the protein MLAQPAPQPELNRRLAKLTSILDVAKAMSAERDLDLLLPLILFEATKVVEADRCSLFILDRERNELWSKVAQGSKSEIRLPVGSGVAGQVAQTGAVINIPDAYADARFNRSFDVSSGYQTKTILCVPMRDAGGEVTGVIQALNKLDGASFNAEDEELLLALGAQAAGAIENALLHEDINRLFEGFVSASVVAIESRDPTTAGHSGRVADLTVAMAQALEHLSTGPYAHTRFSAGEIQELRYASLLHDFGKVGVREPVLVKAEKLYPHELEALRARFQLARKDLQLQSYRRRLEAVKIRGQANLAEIEAEEEERLARESWQLDEVLEFILSCNRPTVLAQGNFERLHELGALRFLDAHDQAQPLLLPGEIQSLSIARGTLSPEERREIESHVEHTYRFLSQIPWTRTLRRVPEIAYAHHEKLDGTGYPRAEKDIPVQSRMMSICDIYDALTASDRPYKKAVPHTLALDILRRESDAGQLDPALYTVFIEADIPRKVLQGIK; this is encoded by the coding sequence GTGCTCGCCCAACCCGCCCCACAGCCCGAGCTGAACCGCCGCCTGGCGAAGCTCACGTCCATCCTGGATGTCGCGAAGGCGATGAGCGCCGAGCGCGACCTCGACCTGCTCCTGCCGCTCATCCTCTTCGAGGCCACCAAGGTGGTGGAGGCGGACCGCTGCTCGCTCTTCATCCTGGACCGCGAGCGCAACGAGCTGTGGAGCAAGGTGGCCCAGGGCTCCAAGAGCGAAATCCGCCTCCCGGTGGGCAGCGGCGTCGCCGGACAGGTGGCCCAGACGGGCGCCGTCATCAACATCCCCGACGCCTACGCCGACGCTCGCTTCAACCGCTCGTTCGACGTCTCCAGCGGCTACCAGACGAAGACCATCCTCTGCGTCCCCATGCGCGACGCCGGCGGCGAGGTGACGGGCGTCATCCAGGCCCTCAACAAGCTGGACGGCGCCAGCTTCAACGCCGAGGACGAGGAGCTGCTGCTCGCCCTGGGCGCCCAGGCCGCGGGCGCCATCGAGAACGCCCTCCTCCACGAGGACATCAACCGCCTCTTCGAGGGCTTCGTCTCCGCCTCCGTCGTCGCCATCGAATCCAGAGACCCGACCACCGCCGGCCACTCCGGCCGCGTGGCCGACCTCACCGTGGCCATGGCCCAGGCGCTCGAGCACCTGTCCACCGGCCCCTACGCCCACACGCGCTTCTCCGCCGGGGAGATTCAGGAGCTGCGCTACGCCTCACTGCTGCACGACTTCGGCAAGGTGGGTGTGCGCGAGCCCGTGCTGGTGAAGGCGGAGAAGCTCTACCCCCATGAGCTCGAAGCCCTGCGCGCCCGCTTCCAGCTCGCCCGGAAGGACTTGCAGCTCCAGAGCTACCGCCGCCGCCTGGAGGCGGTGAAGATTCGCGGCCAGGCAAACCTGGCGGAAATCGAGGCGGAGGAAGAGGAGCGGCTCGCCCGCGAGTCGTGGCAGTTGGACGAGGTGCTGGAGTTCATCCTCTCCTGCAACCGCCCCACCGTGCTCGCGCAGGGCAACTTCGAGCGGCTCCACGAGCTGGGCGCGCTGCGCTTCCTGGATGCCCACGACCAGGCCCAGCCGCTGCTGCTTCCGGGGGAAATCCAGTCGCTCTCCATCGCCCGCGGCACGCTCTCTCCCGAGGAGCGCCGCGAAATCGAGAGCCACGTCGAGCACACCTACCGCTTCCTGTCCCAGATTCCGTGGACGCGCACGCTGCGCCGGGTGCCGGAGATTGCCTACGCCCACCACGAGAAGCTGGATGGCACCGGCTACCCCCGCGCGGAGAAGGACATCCCCGTCCAGTCACGGATGATGTCCATCTGCGACATCTACGACGCGCTCACCGCCAGCGACCGGCCCTACAAGAAGGCCGTGCCACACACGCTCGCGCTCGACATCCTCCGGCGCGAGTCCGACGCCGGGCAGCTGGACCCGGCGCTCTATACCGTCTTCATCGAGGCCGACATCCCCCGGAAGGTCCTCCAGGGAATCAAGTAG